The following proteins come from a genomic window of Miscanthus floridulus cultivar M001 chromosome 2, ASM1932011v1, whole genome shotgun sequence:
- the LOC136537389 gene encoding 31 kDa ribonucleoprotein, chloroplastic-like: MVSHPLLSSSTHAAPLPLRASRCLPLAPLVASSDAVEWADKEEKEEEAREAFDEEAREVEEEVLALGDEGEGEYAAVEPPEEAKVYVGNLPYDIDSEGLAQLFDQAGVVEVAEVSQTRLTP, from the coding sequence ATGGTCTCCCACccgctcctctcctcctccacccACGCCGCGCCGCTCCCCCTCCGCGCTAGCCGCTGCCTGCCGCTCGCGCCCCTCGTGGCCTCCTCCGACGCCGTCGAGTGGGCtgacaaggaggagaaggaagaggaggcTAGAGAGGCCTTCGACGAGGAGGCTAGGGAGGTTGAGGAGGAGGTGTTGGCCTTAGGCGACGAGGGTGAGGGGGAGTACGCTGCGGTGGAGCCACCCGAGGAGGCCAAGGTCTATGTTGGGAACCTCCCCTATGACATCGACAGCGAGGGACTCGCGCAGCTCTTCGACCAGGCCGGCGTCGTTGAGGTCGCCGAGGTGAGCCAAACGCGCCTCACCCCCTAA